The Corallococcus soli genome includes a window with the following:
- a CDS encoding sulfatase family protein: MPATTVRPPTLPRALLLGCRAGLLVFLVLYTLCALLNMQLGYQGNESRIVTDWVWTEWRSVVLWQVARLLAAYCVVGLVLGALLGAGLWAAERGRRAVFWGSGLGCLVVEGMLVLGDMAHHPHVYAATLYGRSEVTAALLRGVSGTQPSGWYTAALVLPVLSVLAVVARWLVMAPRWRSVMGGVAVAAVVVGFTGLGLARTRGAETSASPRPNLLILASDGLRPDHLSGNGYSRATSPNIDRLMAEGTRFDDTVVQVPRTAPSWTTLLTSQWAGEHPVVHTLVGREAREAKLTTLATVLAEQGYRTAVVADYAGDHFSRFEYGFHQVSAPDFRFPDLVRQRMLIMNVALLPWTSLAPGLFPERGQFPELTDPAPLRARVRRTLEGLPEDAPFALVVFASSTHFPYAAPWPQEGRFVERSYRGPWRFGATPRMEVDPKAPVTTPEDVAALGANYDAGVRTFDSLVGSLRQDLERRGRWDDTLVVLLSDHGEHLEDAGLGLGHGDHLWGRAALRIPFVVRLPGQVAQGRAVTQRARSLDVAPTLLELLGVSAPESFRGRSLASLVKPGPEPRPLPDLPALIETDLWFSDRDGQPYQTVRVPYPWIYETATVELDTGEISLKPEWEGTVLRARHRGLYLGRWKLLELPTPDGVVLQLFDVVTDPEEKRDVAGNFPNVVTAMRAKLAAELPDLAHQGG, from the coding sequence ATGCCCGCCACCACCGTCCGTCCACCGACGCTTCCCCGAGCCCTCCTGCTGGGCTGCCGGGCAGGCCTGCTCGTCTTCCTGGTGCTCTACACGCTCTGTGCCCTGCTGAACATGCAACTGGGTTACCAGGGGAACGAGAGCCGCATCGTCACGGACTGGGTGTGGACCGAGTGGCGCTCCGTGGTGCTGTGGCAGGTGGCGCGGCTGCTCGCGGCGTACTGCGTGGTGGGGCTGGTGCTGGGGGCGCTCTTGGGGGCCGGGCTGTGGGCCGCGGAGCGGGGCCGGCGCGCGGTGTTCTGGGGGAGCGGCCTGGGGTGCCTGGTGGTGGAGGGGATGCTGGTGCTGGGGGACATGGCGCACCATCCGCACGTCTACGCGGCGACGCTGTATGGGCGCTCGGAGGTGACGGCGGCGCTGCTGCGGGGCGTGAGCGGGACGCAGCCTTCGGGTTGGTACACGGCGGCGCTGGTGCTGCCGGTGTTGAGCGTGCTGGCGGTGGTGGCGCGGTGGCTGGTCATGGCGCCGCGCTGGCGCAGTGTGATGGGGGGCGTGGCGGTGGCGGCGGTGGTGGTGGGGTTCACCGGCCTGGGCCTCGCGCGGACGCGCGGCGCGGAGACGTCCGCATCGCCGCGGCCGAACCTGCTCATCCTGGCGTCGGACGGGCTGCGGCCGGACCACCTGTCGGGCAACGGGTATTCGCGGGCCACGTCGCCCAACATCGACCGGCTGATGGCGGAGGGCACGCGCTTCGACGACACGGTGGTGCAGGTGCCGCGCACCGCGCCGTCGTGGACGACGCTGCTGACGTCGCAGTGGGCGGGCGAGCACCCGGTGGTGCACACGCTGGTGGGCCGCGAGGCGCGCGAGGCGAAGCTCACCACGCTGGCCACGGTGCTGGCGGAGCAGGGCTACCGCACGGCGGTGGTGGCGGACTACGCGGGGGACCACTTCTCCCGCTTCGAGTACGGCTTCCACCAGGTGTCCGCGCCGGACTTCCGCTTCCCGGACCTGGTCCGCCAGCGGATGCTCATCATGAACGTGGCGCTGCTGCCGTGGACGTCGCTGGCGCCGGGGCTGTTTCCGGAGCGGGGCCAGTTCCCGGAGCTGACCGACCCCGCCCCGCTGCGGGCGCGGGTGCGCCGCACGCTGGAGGGCCTGCCGGAGGACGCGCCGTTCGCGCTGGTGGTCTTCGCGTCGTCCACGCACTTCCCCTACGCCGCGCCGTGGCCGCAGGAGGGCCGGTTCGTGGAGCGGAGCTACCGGGGGCCGTGGCGGTTCGGCGCGACGCCGAGGATGGAGGTGGATCCCAAGGCGCCCGTGACAACGCCCGAGGACGTGGCGGCGCTGGGGGCGAACTACGACGCGGGGGTGCGGACCTTCGACAGCCTGGTGGGGAGCCTGCGCCAGGACCTGGAGCGGCGCGGGCGGTGGGACGACACGCTGGTGGTGCTGTTGTCGGACCACGGGGAGCACCTGGAGGACGCGGGCCTGGGGCTGGGCCACGGCGACCACCTGTGGGGGCGCGCGGCGCTGCGCATCCCCTTCGTGGTGCGGCTGCCCGGGCAGGTGGCGCAGGGGCGCGCGGTGACGCAGCGGGCGCGCTCGCTGGACGTGGCGCCCACGCTGCTGGAGCTCCTGGGCGTGAGCGCGCCGGAGTCCTTCCGGGGCCGCTCGCTCGCGTCGCTGGTGAAGCCCGGACCGGAGCCCCGGCCGCTGCCGGACCTGCCCGCGCTCATCGAAACGGACCTGTGGTTCAGCGACCGCGACGGGCAGCCGTACCAGACCGTGCGCGTCCCCTACCCGTGGATCTACGAGACGGCCACGGTGGAGCTGGACACCGGGGAGATTTCACTCAAGCCCGAATGGGAAGGCACCGTGCTGCGCGCGCGACACCGGGGCCTGTACCTGGGCCGGTGGAAGCTGCTGGAGCTGCCCACGCCGGACGGGGTGGTGCTGCAGCTCTTCGACGTGGTGACGGACCCCGAGGAGAAGCGCGACGTGGCCGGGAACTTCCCCAACGTGGTGACCGCGATGCGCGCGAAGCTGGCCGCGGAGCTGCCGGACCTAGCGCATCAAGGAGGATGA